In Rhipicephalus microplus isolate Deutch F79 chromosome 7, USDA_Rmic, whole genome shotgun sequence, one genomic interval encodes:
- the LOC119184754 gene encoding myosin heavy chain, muscle isoform X7, producing MAEDPDPTEYLFVSLETKRKDQTKPYDGKKMVWVPDEKEGFVLGNIVSTKGDMVTVDCPGGEQTVKKDLLQQVNPPKYEKCEDMSSLTYLNDASVLHNLKERYYVNLIYTYSGLFCVAINPYKRFPIYTKRVVEIYKGRRRTEVPPHVFAVSDGAYMDMLANRENQSMLITGESGAGKTENTKKVIAYFAHVGATSKKEEAAKKDSKKGNLEDQVVQTNPVLESFGNAKTVRNDNSSRFGKFIRIHFGPMGKLAGADIETYLLEKARVISQQPAERSYHIFYQLMSGKIPGLKEKLLLSNNVNDYHFVSQGKTSIPGVDDGEEFMVTDTAFDVLGFTDEEKENIYKVTAAVMHFGCLKFKQRPREEQAEADGTEEGERVAHLLGLNAADLYKNLLKPRIKVGTEFVTQGRNITQVTASVGALSKAIFDRLFKWLVKRVNETLDTKQKRQHFIGVLDIAGFEIFDFNSFEQLCINFTNEKLQQFFNHHMFVLEQEEYKREGIEWEFIDFGLDLQACIELIEKPMGVLSILEEESMFPKASDKTFEEKLKTNHLGKSPNFIKPKPPKPGQAEAHFAIVHYAGTVPYNLTGWLEKNKDPLNDCVVDQFKKGSNTLLQAIFEDHPGLGSAEEKGGKGGRKKGSGFQTVSGLYREQLNKLMTTLRSTQPHFVRCIIPNETKSPGVIDSHLVMHQLTCNGVLEGIRICRKGFPNRMIYPDFKQRYTILAASAVPKGFVDAKNASEKVIEAIQLDANDFRFGHSKIFFRAGVLGRLEEMRDERLGKIITMIQAAVRWYLTKKHFQKLKEQRVALLVIQRNLRKFLQLRNWLWWKLYSKVKPLLSVARVEDELKELEEKLKKTQEALEKEEKLRKDLEGQNVKILQEKNDLFLQLEAERMGAGDIEERLNKALTQKGDLESQLQDLNDRLSHEEDAHAQLTQTKKKLESEVSSLKKDIEDMELALQKAEQDKATKDHQIRNLNDEIQHQDELINKLNKEKKQLQEQNQKTAEDLQATEDKVNHLNKVKAKLEQTLDELEDSLEREKKARADLEKNKRKVEGDLKLAQEAVADLEKHKKEMEQNLQRKEKEMASLAAKLEDEQALVAKLQKQIKELQARIEELEEELEAERQARAKAEKQRADLAREIEELSERLEESGGATSAQVELNKRREAELAKLRRDLEESNLQHEQAMSNLRKKHNDSVAEMSEQIDQLNKHKAKVEKERATLAAEVSDLQSLLDHSNKSQANAEKQVKQLEVQLADAQFKLDETNRTLNDLDGGKKKMSVENSELQRQLEEAESQVAQLNKIKASLATQLEEAKRQADEEARERAAILGKYRNLEHDLDNLRESVEEEQEAKADFQRQLSKANAEAQLWRSKYESEGLARLEELEEAKRKLHGKLQEAEEAMEQLNAKCSGLEKTKAHLQGELEDMSIEVDKANALAASLEKRQKSFDKVIAEWKAKVDDLAAELDASQKECRNYSTEVFKLRAAYEESQEHYEAVKRENKNLQDEIKDLMDQLGEGGRSVHELEKSRKRLEMEKEELQAALEEAEAALEQEENKVLRAQLELSQVRQEIDRRIQEKEEEFENTRKNHQRALDSMQASLEAEAKGKAEALRLKKKLESDINELEIALDHANKANAEAQKNLKKYQQNVKDLQTALEEEQRARDEAREQYASAERRCNALHGELEESRQLLEQSDRARRAGEAELSEMHEQVNELSAQTASLSVAKRKLEGEMQALQADLDEVLNEAKQSEEKAKKAMVDAARLADELRAEQDHALQQEKLRKALEQQMKELQVRLDEAEAAALKGGKKIIQKLEQKVRELENELENEQRRHGDAAKNFRKSERRIKELQFQAEEDRKNHERMQDLVDKLQQKIKTYKRQIEEAEEIAALNLAKFRKVQQELEDAEERADMAENTLAKLRAKNRSSASAGRAMSPGLTSAPPLRT from the exons ATGGCCGAGGACCCCGATCCCACCGAGTACCTGTTCGTCTCTCTCGAGACCAAGCGCAAGGACCAGACCAAGCCTTACGATGGCAAGAAGATGGTCTGGGTGCCCGACGAGAAGGAAGGTTTCGTCCTGGGCAACATCGTCTCTACAAAGGGCGACATGGTCACCGTCGACTGTCCCGGCGGAGAG CAAACCGTCAAGAAGGACCTGCTGCAGCAGGTGAACCCGCCAAAGTATGAGAAGTGCGAAGACATGTCGTCCCTCACCTACCTCAACGATGCATCGGTGTTGCACAACCTGAAAGAACGATACTACGTTAATCTCATCTAC ACGTACTCGGGCCTGTTCTGCGTGGCCATCAACCCCTACAAACGCTTCCCCATCTACACCAAGCGCGTCGTGGAGATCTACAAGGGCCGCAGGCGTACTGAGGTGCCTCCCCACGTGTTCGCCGTCTCAGATGGAGCCTACATGGACATGTTGGCCA ACCGTGAGAACCAGTCTATGCTTATCAC CGGCGAGTCTGGTGCCGGTAAGACTGAGAACACGAAAAAGGTCATAGCCTATTTCGCGCACGTCGGCGCCACGAGCAAGAAAGAGGAGGCCGCAAAGAAGGACTCCAAGAAG GGCAACTTGGAAGATCAGGTTGTGCAGACCAACCCCGTTCTCGAGTCCTTCGGTAACGCCAAGACCGTGCGTAACGACAACTCTTCACGATTC GGTAAATTCATCCGTATCCACTTCGGTCCGATGGGCAAGCTAGCCGGTGCTGACATTGAAACAT ATCTACTGGAGAAGGCTCGTGTCATCTCTCAGCAACCCGCTGAGCGTTCGTACCACATCTTCTACCAGCTCATGTCAGGAAAGATTCCTGGGCTGAAGG AGAAACTGCTCCTTAGCAACAACGTCAACGACTACCATTTCGTGTCCCAGGGTAAGACTAGCATCCCCGGTGTTGACGACGGCGAAGAGTTTATGGTTACCGAC ACTGCCTTCGACGTGCTGGGCTTCACGGATGAGGAGAAAGAGAACATCTACAAGGTTACGGCGGCCGTGATGCACTTCGGCTGCCTGAAGTTCAAGCAGAGGCCCCGAGAAGAGCAGGCCGAGGCCGATGGCACCGAGGAAGGCGAGCGCGTCGCCCACTTGCTGGGTCTGAACGCCGCCGACCTCTACAAGAATTTGCTCAAGCCGCGCATCAAGGTCGGCACTGAATTCGTCACCCAGGGCAGGAACATCACCCAG GTGACGGCCTCCGTGGGCGCCCTGTCCAAGGCCATCTTCGACAGGCTCTTCAAGTGGCTGGTGAAGCGTGTCAACGAGACTCTTGACACCAAGCAGAAGCGCCAGCACTTCATTGGTGTGCTGGATATTGCCGGTTTTGAGATCTTCGAC TTCAATAGCTTTGAGCAGCTGTGCATCAACTTCACCAACGAAAAGCTGCAGCAGTTCTTCAACCACCATATGTTCGTTCTTGAACAAGAAGAGTACAAGCGCGAGGGAATCGAATGGGAATTCATCGACTTTGGCCTCGACCTGCAAGCATGTATCGAGCTCATTGAGAAG CCTATGGGTGTGCTCTCCATCCTGGAAGAAGAGTCTATGTTCCCCAAGGCTTCGGACAAGACCTTCGAGGAGAAGCTGAAGACCAACCACCTTGGCAAGTCACCGAACTTCATCAAGCCTAAGCCTCCCAAGCCTGGCCAGGCTGAGGCCCACTTCGCCATCGTCCACTACGCCGGCACT GTGCCATACAACCTCACCGGCTGGCTGGAGAAGAACAAGGACCCCCTGAACGACTGCGTCGTTGACCAGTTCAAGAAGGGATCCAACACGCTCCTGCAAGCCATCTTTGAGGACCACCCTGGCCTGGGCAGCGCTGAAGAAAAGGGTGGAAAGG GCGGTCGCAAGAAGGGTTCCGGCTTCCAGACTGTGTCTGGTCTGTACAGG GAGCAACTGAACAAGCTCATGACCACCCTGCGCTCCACGCAGCCCCACTTTGTCCGATGCATCATCCCCAACGAAACCAAATCCCCAG GTGTCATCGACTCTCACCTTGTCATGCATCAGCTCACTTGCAACGGCGTACTTGAAGGCATCCGTATCTGCCGTAAGGGTTTCCCCAACCGCATGATCTACCCCGACTTCAAGCAACG ATACACAATCTTGGCGGCCAGCGCCGTTCCCAAGGGCTTCGTTGACGCGAAAAACGCTTCCGAAAAGGTCATCGAGGCCATTCAACTCGATGCCAACGATTTCCGCTTCGGACACAGCAAG ATCTTCTTCAGAGCTGGCGTCTTGGGTCGCCTTGAAGAAATGCGCGATGAGCGCCTCGGCAAGATTATCACCATGATCCAGGCAGCCGTGCGCTGGTACCTTACCAAGAAGCACTTCCAGAAGCTCAAGGAACAGAG GGTTGCTCTGCTGGTCATTCAGCGCAACCTCCGGAAGTTCCTCCAACTTCGAAACTGGCTGTGGTGGAAGCTGTACAGCAAG GTCAAGCCCCTGCTCTCTGTGGCTCGTGTGGAAGACGAGCTCAAGGAGCTTgaggagaagctcaagaagacccAGGAGGCCCTCGAGAAGGAGGAGAAGCTTCGCAAAGACCTCGAAGGCCAGAACGTCAAGATCTTGCAGGAGAAGAACGACCTCTTCCTTCAGCTTGAGGCTGAGCGCATGGGTGCTGGCGACATTGAGGAGCGTCTCAACAAGGCTCTCACCCAGAAGGGTGACCTCGAGTCCCAACTGCAAGACCTGAACGACAGGTTGTCGCACGAGGAAGACGCGCACGCTCAGCTCACGCAGACAAAGAAGAAGCTCGAAAGTGAGGTCTCTAGCCTCAAGAAGGACATCGAGGATATGGAGCTTGCTCTGCAGAAGGCGGAGCAGGACAAGGCCACCAAGGACCACCAGATCCGGAACCTCAACGACGAGATTCAGCACCAGGACGAGCTGATCAACAAGCTCAACAAGGAGAAGAAGCAGCTGCAGGAACAGAATCAGAAGACTGCTGAAGACCTGCAGGCCACCGAGGACAAGGTTAACCACCTCAACAAGGTCAAAGCCAAGCTTGAGCAGACCCTCGATGAACTTGAGGACTCCCTCGAGCGCGAAAAGAAGGCGCGTGCCGACCTCGAGAAGAACAAGCGCAAGGTTGAAGGCGATCTCAAGCTCGCCCAGGAGGCAGTTGCCGATCTTGAGAAACACAAGAAGGAGATGGAACAGAACCTTCAGCGCAAGGAGAAGGAGATGGCCAGCTTGGCGGCGAAGCTTGAGGATGAGCAGGCTCTGGTTGCCAAGCTGCAGAAGCAGATCAAGGAACTGCAG GCCCGCATTGAGGAGCTGGAAGAGGAGCTGGAAGCTGAACGCCAGGCCCGCGCCAAG GCCGAGAAGCAGCGCGCCGACCTTGCACGTGAGATCGAGGAGCTGAGCGAGCGCCTCGAAGAATCCGGAGGCGCTACGTCGGCCCAAGTGGAGCTCAACAAGCGCCGCGAAGCCGAACTAGCCAAGCTCAGGCGCGACCTAGAGGAGTCCAACCTGCAGCATGAACAGGCCATGTCCAACCTGCGCAAGAAGCACAACGACTCGGTTGCCGAGATGTCTGAGCAGATCGACCAGCTCAACAAGCACAAGGCCAA AGTTGAAAAGGAGCGTGCTACCCTGGCTGCCGAAGTGTCCGACCTCCAATCCCTCCTGGACCACAGCAACAAGTCACAG GCAAACGCTGAGAAACAGGTCAAACAACTGGAGGTTCAGCTCGCCGATGCCCAGTTCAAGCTTGATGAAACGAACCGTACGCTCAATGACCTGGACGGCGGCAAGAAAAAGATGAGTGTTGAGAACAGCGAGTTACAACGACAGCTGGAGGAGGCCGAGTCGCAGGTGGCACAACTGAACAAGATCAAGGCGTCACTCGCCACGCAGCTTGAGGAGGCCAAGCGGCAAGCCGACGAGGAAGCTCGG GAGCGCGCTGCTATCCTCGGCAAGTACCGCAACTTGGAACACGACCTGGACAACCTGCGCGAGAGCGTCGAAGAAGAACAGGAAGCTAAGGCGGACTTCCAGCGCCAACTCAGCAAGGCGAACGCCGAGGCTCAGCTCTGGCGCTCCAAGTACGAAAGCGAGGGTCTGGCAAGGCTGGAGGAACTCGAGGAAGCCAA GCGCAAGCTGCATGGCAAGCTACAGGAGGCTGAAGAGGCCATGGAGCAGCTGAACGCCAAGTGCAGCGGACTCGAGAAGACCAAGGCACATCTACAGGGAGAGCTGGAGGACATGTCCATCGAGGTGGACAAGGCCAACGCTCTCGCTGCCTCTCTCGAGAAGCGCCAGAAGTCATTCGACAAG GTCATCGCCGAATGGAAGGCCAAGGTGGACGACCTCGCCGCCGAGCTGGACGCGTCTCAGAAGGAGTGCCGCAACTACTCCACCGAGGTGTTCAAGCTGCGCGCCGCCTACGAGGAGAGTCAGGAGCACTACGAAGCCGTCAAGCGCGAGAACAAGAACCTACAGGACGAGATCAAGGACCTCATGGACCAACTTGGTGAGGGTGGCCGAAGCGTTCACGAGCTCGAGAAGTCTCGCAAGAGGCTCGAGATGGAGAAGGAGGAGCTGCAGGCGGCGCTCGAGGAGGCCGAGGCCGCGCTTGAGCAGGAGGAGAACAAG GTGCTGCGTGCACAGCTCGAGCTGTCGCAGGTGCGGCAAGAGATCGACCGACGAATccaggagaaggaggaggagttTGAGAACACACGCAAGAACCACCAGCGGGCGCTCGACTCTATGCAGGCCAGCCTCGAGGCTGAAGCTAAGGGCAAGGCTGAGGCGCTCAGGCTGAAGAAGAAGCTGGAGAGCGACATCAACGAACTCGAGATTGCCCTGGACCACGCCAACAAGGCTAATGCTGAGGCGCAGAAGAACCTCAAGAAGTACCAGCAGAACGTCAAGGACTTGCAGACCGCCCTCGAGGAGGAACAGCGCGCCCGCGACGAAGCCCGTGAACAGTACGCCTCGGCTGAACGCCGCTGCAACGCTCTTCATGGCGAACTGGAGGAGAGCCGCCAGCTGCTGGAACAGTCAGACCGCGCCCGCCGCGCCGGCGAAGCCGAACTCAGCGAGATGCACGAACAAGTCAACGAACTGTCCGCGCAGACCGCCTCCCTGTCTGTGGCCAAGAGGAAGCTCGAAGGAGAGATGCAGGCACTTCAG GCCGATCTGGACGAAGTGCTAAACGAAGCCAAGCAGTCGGAGGAGAAGGCCAAGAAGGCGATGGTGGACGCCGCCCGTCTCGCCGACGAACTCCGTGCCGAGCAGGACCATGCCCTGCAGCAGGAGAAGCTGCGCAAGGCGCTTGAGCAGCAGATGAAGGAACTCCAGGTGCGCCTGGATGAAGCCGAGGCCGCTGCGCTCAAGGGCGGCAAGAAGATCATCCAGAAGCTGGAACAGAAGGTGCGCGAGCTCGAGAACGAACTGGAGAACGAGCAGCGCAGGCACGGAGACGCCGCCAAAAACTTCCGCAAGAGCGAACGCCGCATCAAGGAGCTCCAATTCCAG GCCGAGGAGGACCGCAAGAACCACGAGCGGATGCAAGACCTTGTCGACAAGCTCCAGCAGAAGATCAAGACGTACAAGCGCCAGATCGAGGAGGCCGAGGAGATCGCCGCCCTCAACCTGGCCAAGTTCCGCAAGGTGCAGCAAGAGCTCGAGGACGCCGAGGAGCGCGCCGACATGGCCGAGAACACGCTGGCCAAGCTCCGTGCAAAGAACCGCAGCTCCGCATCCGCCGGCCGCGCCATGTCTCCCGGTCTGACCTCTGCCCCGCCCCTCAGGACCTAA